One part of the Ursus arctos isolate Adak ecotype North America unplaced genomic scaffold, UrsArc2.0 scaffold_14, whole genome shotgun sequence genome encodes these proteins:
- the LOC125283810 gene encoding olfactory receptor-like protein OLF4, translated as MEPGNDTQISEFHLLGLSEDPELQPLTFGVFLSMYLIAVVANLLIILAVSSDSHLHTPMYFFLAKLSFVDICFTSTTIPKILWNIQTQSKVITYDGCITQIFFFLLFAGLDDFLLAVMAYDRFVAICHPLHYMVIMNPTYCVLLVLVSWGMSTLNSLLQSLMVLQLSFCREVQISHFFCEINQVVQLACSDAFLNDMLMHFAAVLLAGFPLAGIIYSYSKIVSSILRISSDQGKYKAFSTCASHLSVVSLFYCTALGVYLSSAAPQSSHASAVASVMYTVVTPMLNPFIYSLRNRDIKEALKIIFWVPVV; from the coding sequence ATGGAACCAGGAAATGATACACAAATTTCAGAGTTTCACCTCCTGGGATTATCAGAGgacccagaactgcagcccctcacaTTTGGggttttcctctccatgtacctgatcgcTGTGGTTGcaaacctgctcatcatcctggccgtcagctcagactcccacctccacacccccatgtacttcttcctggccaagctgtcctttgtagacatctgtttcacctccaccaccatccccaagattctgtggaacatccagactcagagcaaagtcataACCTATGATGGCTGCATCACTCagatattctttttcttactatttGCTGGATTAGATGACTTTCTTctggctgtgatggcctatgaccgctttgtggctatctgtcaccccctgcactacatggTCATCATGAATCCAACCTACTGTGTCCTGttggttctggtgtcctggggGATGAGTACCCTGAATTCTTTATTACAAAGCTTAATGGTGTTGCAGCTGTCCTTCTGTAGAGAGGTGCAAAtctcccactttttctgtgaaatcaaTCAGGTGGTCCAACTTGCCTGTTCAGATGCCTTTCTTAATGACATGTTGATGCATTTTGCAGCTGTCCTGCTGGCTGGTTTTCCCCTAGCTGGCATCatttactcttactctaagattGTTTCCTCCATACTTAGAATTTCATCAGatcagggcaagtataaagcattttccacctgtgcatctcacctctcagttgtctccttattttattgtacggccctaggagtgtaccttagctctgctgctccccagagctctcacgcaagtgctgtggcctcggtgatgtacacggtggtcacgcccatgctgaaccccttcatctacagcctgaggaacagagacataaaggaggCTCTGAAAATAATCTTTTGGGTTCCAGTGGTCTGA